The Sesamum indicum cultivar Zhongzhi No. 13 linkage group LG2, S_indicum_v1.0, whole genome shotgun sequence genome contains a region encoding:
- the LOC105155528 gene encoding 40S ribosomal protein S19-1-like, producing MATARTVKDVSPHEFVKSYAAHLKRSGKMELSEWTDIIKTGVFKELAPYDPDWYYIRAASMVRKIYLRGGLGVGAFRRIYGGSKRNGSRPPHFGKSSGSVARHILQQLQNMNIIELDPRGGRRITSSGQRDLDQVAGRIVVN from the exons ATGGCGACCGCGAGAACTGTCAAGGATGTGTCTCCTCACGAGTTCGTGAAATCCTACGCCGCTCACCTCAAGCGCTCCGGCAAG ATGGAGCTTTCTGAATGGACTGACATCATTAAAACTGGTGTGTTCAAAGAACTTGCTCCATATGACCCTGATTGGTACTACATCCGGGCTG CTTCCATGGTGAGGAAGATATATTTGAGAGGAGGTCTTGGTGTTGGTGCATTCAGGAGGATTTATGGTGGAAGCAAGAGGAATGGAAGTCGTCCACCCCATTTTGGCAAAAGCAGTGGGTCTGTTGCTCGTCATATTCTTCAACAATTGCAGAATATGAACATCATTGAATTGGATCCAAGGGG TGGAAGGAGAATCACATCAAGTGGCCAAAGGGACCTCGACCAAGTTGCTGGAAGAAttgttgttaattaa